In the genome of Candidatus Hydrogenedentota bacterium, the window TTCCGGAAACTGCACCGGGATTAGTTCAAACCATTGCCCCAGCACCAGCACCGAAAACTGGACGTATGCGGAAAGCGCATGGGCAAACGCGGCGCGGCGGCTCAACAGCACCGACGCGAGCATCAGATGAAGCACATAGAACGACTGAAAAGGGGATTTGGGCCCCCCGACAAACCACAGGCCCACCGTGATGAACAAGAGGTCGACCGTGATAGTCAAATGCATGATAGTCTCAAGAAGGTGGAAACTGGCCTCCGAGAGCTCCTGCCCCCGCAACTGCCGCGACGCCCAGAAGGCGCCCACATTGAAGATTCCCAGGGCAAGCGCCAGGCCGATCAACCCTCGCTCGTGCAGGTCTTCCACCCCGACAACGTGTTTGGCGAACAAAGCGCCCACGATGATGCCGCCAACGAGGAAAAAGCGCACCAGCGACTGCAGGTAGAGGCGCTCCGAAAGCAGTCTCTCTTGAAAAAGCCACAATTGCGCTTGCTGGGGCGGCCGTGGCGCCGTGGCGGGCTCCGCAACTCTCTGTCCGTCAGATCCCATGGTTGGGTCTCCGGTCTTCAAGGCAAGCGGAAGTCGAAGACTGTGTATTGAGTATGTCAGGAAATGGCTGAATTGACAAGATGGAGGTCTGTTGTCAACAGCAGCGTTCCGTTTCAGCCGATACTGCAGGCTGTTGTTCCAAAGCATTGGTCCGGCCTGAAATCTGGGAGATTTCCTTGAAAGAACATGATGCGTCCACGGATACGGCCTTCCTGCCCCAGCTCGAGTCCGAACGATGCGGTTCCATCCATGAGAAGGTCTCGTCAAGAGCGGACGTGGCCGCGAGACACTTTCTGGAAAGCCTCCTGCTTGGGCCGCTCATGCCGAGGATCACCGTGTTGCCGTGAACGTAAAGACGCCCGCGCCAACGTCAAATGACGTATTGCCTCTGGAGTCGATGGTCTTCTTGTCACCGGGACCGAGGTCGGCGTCACAAGGCACGGGGGTCTTGATAACCGCAGTAGTGTTCGCGGGAATCGTGACGCACATCTTGAACCCATTATCCTTGTACCACGCACAGCGAATGGGGCCGTACATGGAATGAAACGAGGCCTCAGCGCGCTGCATACCGCTCGGGTGGGGGTCGATAAGAATGCGCTTGAAGCCGGGTTCGAGGGGCCGGATGCCCGCCAGGTACTCGTAGTACCATTGGCCGACCGCGCCGAAGGCGTAGTGATTGAATGAGTTCATGCCCGAATGGAGTTCCTCATACTGATTGCTGTTCCAGCGCTCCCATATAGTCGTAGCGCCAGCCTCTACCATGTAGCCCCAGGACGGGTATGTCCGCTGCACCGCGATCCTTCCGGCAAGGTCATCTCGGCCGAACGTGCTCAGAGCCGGCATCAGATAGGCGGTTCCAATGAAACCTGTTGTCAGGTGATTGTCATGATCGATGATGTTCTTCGCGATGTTCTCGACCACCGCGGCGCGCTTGTCTTCCGGAGTGATGCCGAACCAGAGGGGCACAAGGTTGGCGGTCTGCGTGTTGCCTTCGTACTGATTCGTCTCCACATTGAAGTAACGCTGATTGTACAATGATGCGATTGACGCCGCTTGACGCCGGAGTTCGGCCGCGTCGGACGTCTTGCCGATCCCTTGGGCCATCTCGGCAAGGAGCTTGATGGAGAGATATTGGTAGGCGCCAGCGAGGGTCTTCTTGGGGGACGGTTCCACCGGAACCCAGTCGCCGTACCGTCCGGCCGCATAGAGGCCGTCCGTGGCCATCTTGCGCATGTAGTCAAGCCAGTCCGCCATGGCGGCGTAGTTGGTCTCGATGACCCGCGTGTCCCCGTAGTAGGTGTACAGGTCCCAAGGCGCCACAATGACAACATCGGCCCAGCCAGGCGCACCGGGGCCGGCGTTTAGAGCCGGCGCAACATCGGTGATGGCTCCGTCCGCAGTGCGCGAATCTACGACATCGTGCATCCACTTTGTCATGAAACCGGCGACCTGCATATTCCAGCAGGCTGTGGGCAGGAAAAGCTGAATATCGCCCGTCCACCCCAGGCGTTCATCGCGTTGCGGGCAGTCGGTCGGCACGCTGTAGAAATTGGAGCGCATTCCCCAGAGAATGTTCTTCTGCACGCGATTGACAATGTCTTCGGAGCACGTAAACGTGCCAATGCTGGGGAGCGCAGCATGCATGACGCGCATGACAAGGGCATCTTTGGGAGGCACGCCGGGATACCCTGTGACTTCCGCGTAGCGGAAACCTCGATAGGTAAAGGCAGGTTCCCAGATTTCTTCCCCTGCACCCTTCAAAATGTAAAGATCTGTACACTTTGCGCCTTGCAGATTGTCGGTGTAGAGGCTGCCGTCAGGCCGCAGGATTTCGCCATGCCGGATCTGGACACGGGCCCCCTTGGGTCCCACGACTTTGAGGCGGGCGCGCCCCGCGGCGTTCTGGCCGAAGTCGAAGATGAAGACCCCCGGCCCGGGCGCGGTGACGCCGACGGCTGAGATTTCCTCGGTAACCTGGATTGTGGGGCCGGTCTGCGCGGTCAGTTGGCCCATGGGCTTTTCCCAAACGCGCGCGGGCAGCCAGTCTTCGTCGTTGAACCCGGGTTCATTCCAGCCTGCAATCTCCAGTTGTGCGTCATAGACCTCGCCGTGGTAGATGCTGTCTTTGACGATGGGCGACACATGGCCTTTCCAGCGTTCATCCGTGGCGATGAGCTGGCGCCTTCCGTCCGCGTACGTGATCTCGAGCTGCGCGATGCCGCGGAGGCCGCCGTCCTTCCACGCGCCCGCCATGCTCCCTCCCCACCAGCCGTTGCCGAGGAGCAACCCCGCCGCATTCTCGCCGCCCTGCAGCAAAGCGGTCACATCGTACGTCTGGTACTGGATGTGTTTGGGAAAGTACGTCCAGCCCGGCGTCAGCTCGTCGTGTCCTACGCGTGTTCCGTTGATGAAGAGACGATATGCCCCAAGCGCGCTGACATACACGCGGGCCCGGGCAATAGTCACGTGTTCCGTAGTGAACGCTCTGCGCAAGTAGAAGGACCGGCTCGGAAAACGGTCGGCGACCACACCCCACGGAGGTTCCCCATATTGCGCTACCAGTTTTGGCTGGATCCAACCCTTCGTGTCGAACTTGAGCGATTGCCAGCCTTCCGGGGCTTCCGCGCACGTAAGCCAGTCTTGCCCCGAACGGACTTCAACCGTGCGGCCGTCCGCCAAGGTGACATGCATGCCAAAGACGAGTCCGGCCACGCCGCGCGCATGTACGCCCGTAATCGCGATGATGTTCTGCCCGGGCACCAGTTCCTGTGCGACGTCGAAGGACTCCACGGCCTTCCACTCATCGCAGCCCCCGAGTTCCTTGCCG includes:
- a CDS encoding family 78 glycoside hydrolase catalytic domain, yielding MSRTLALSGLACVVVGLSVHAEGPGIPQNLRCEYEYNPIGLDVAQPRLSWEVNDPRRGAKQAAYQIVVAPGEASVDAGEGTLWDSGRVVSGQSIHVPYAGRVLQEGQRCYWSVRTWDDAGAASPWAKPVFWEMGLLDASDWQAKWVTIDQEKSQPEPVFGDWIWYPAESTDEVTRYFRKVVELPADARVASATAWGAANNEFVFTLNGKELGGCDEWKAVESFDVAQELVPGQNIIAITGVHARGVAGLVFGMHVTLADGRTVEVRSGQDWLTCAEAPEGWQSLKFDTKGWIQPKLVAQYGEPPWGVVADRFPSRSFYLRRAFTTEHVTIARARVYVSALGAYRLFINGTRVGHDELTPGWTYFPKHIQYQTYDVTALLQGGENAAGLLLGNGWWGGSMAGAWKDGGLRGIAQLEITYADGRRQLIATDERWKGHVSPIVKDSIYHGEVYDAQLEIAGWNEPGFNDEDWLPARVWEKPMGQLTAQTGPTIQVTEEISAVGVTAPGPGVFIFDFGQNAAGRARLKVVGPKGARVQIRHGEILRPDGSLYTDNLQGAKCTDLYILKGAGEEIWEPAFTYRGFRYAEVTGYPGVPPKDALVMRVMHAALPSIGTFTCSEDIVNRVQKNILWGMRSNFYSVPTDCPQRDERLGWTGDIQLFLPTACWNMQVAGFMTKWMHDVVDSRTADGAITDVAPALNAGPGAPGWADVVIVAPWDLYTYYGDTRVIETNYAAMADWLDYMRKMATDGLYAAGRYGDWVPVEPSPKKTLAGAYQYLSIKLLAEMAQGIGKTSDAAELRRQAASIASLYNQRYFNVETNQYEGNTQTANLVPLWFGITPEDKRAAVVENIAKNIIDHDNHLTTGFIGTAYLMPALSTFGRDDLAGRIAVQRTYPSWGYMVEAGATTIWERWNSNQYEELHSGMNSFNHYAFGAVGQWYYEYLAGIRPLEPGFKRILIDPHPSGMQRAEASFHSMYGPIRCAWYKDNGFKMCVTIPANTTAVIKTPVPCDADLGPGDKKTIDSRGNTSFDVGAGVFTFTATR